In one Halictus rubicundus isolate RS-2024b chromosome 14, iyHalRubi1_principal, whole genome shotgun sequence genomic region, the following are encoded:
- the LOC143360761 gene encoding protein broad-minded has product MEHNISPNIQKWMKKCLKKEFETKIQKGLEEDMEYTNIIQEIIHSKEMSALLSSMRATLVEQSASRSSSTLFSESRPQSALSCLSDQTSEDWNSPLNNDEYYNIIVDKISNDKPTHVRLAAYEVLLKNDLSNVNNNPVWDSLKKALLDSLVDENRPIFEASLQVHAKLLTCLQSHDVYINLLNAFTAQYDSQKTFEILPTLVIGINFKFFLHERVFRITHLILQYHEERLKCVRNPDKSTEELIEQFMTFLSTHDFGNVVQSKTLNILNIISILDPCANWSKKWIVSLATRKLFLMALGKSPSIMQNIMGHVAKGLEDPPHFVSISICDEPMEVIINGNTIETVTYLHCLCFVSQLCAYEGGRKLLQEIIFEPPFQTTDFLTASLKALNKLSVDTLNGVYDVSCYALQIILDEPTILYIHEFYHLALCHLPSLSENNIKIWPHTLNIILHMLDTTDGSLFLISECKEHTVNFENNVSKCPAMYITIIASNMLKQPFSIMNNEYLLKLFKVLEKLFDVFDAYEIVQYKIEKEFYPAVSHFYNKLDTSYFENENKVQQINSAIISLLLKMVSIPLGLKALIQESSVFHELIAGCIAPLRMSWTSMEVVNFVTLAAFFHLGYNTLANLAPHILSTLLSETCKILEDIHCFDDPWDHESVHTFLHILAFFSLNFKCFSAFMTNVKDLRSNEEQNYPLNLFELFKNAINPNSNYHYLGLLSLLTVIWNLNIHVYLIELLNFQNILLELQNSNSEELENKDTVAEIIDEYTLIRHKIISKANFIKLQDEEEQSKLEEYDVSILPTAKVVVEASSSEYDDGTELDCLLKENTRGLLDSDWIEEARDAYKASSDSIKSTTLIQLLDQMHKAIPTAEWMENFQWQENDSANTDFWFAEEIHGINLALYYAEQNNILKNTVEMKKKLQEFISECYAFIQYEKPKKFDGFDWFLATVFIMCEGDVEKCKVFVTQLMKFPVIVFLWPNLGKVVDKNTQEECTTQFMFMQLLESIVSSELPHIKFALKSTSGISWSLMCNLMISQCFWGILPWTQILHFFTICILHSPDYIIYYCVSLLHYSQNIIMEHMTSGKMWPEHMTLDDYQSHNYIRFMDTLDKRYGNKILPKLSVKTLIH; this is encoded by the exons ATGGAACATAACATTTCTCCGAATATCCAGAAGTGGATGAAAAAGTGTCTAAAAAAGGAGTTTGAAACTAAGATACAGAAAGGATTGGAAGAGGATATGGAATATACCAATATTATCCAAGAAATCATACATTCGAAAGAAATGTCTGCTTTGCTAAGTTCAATGAGAGCTACACTTGTTGAACAATCTGCTTCGAGATCATCGTCAACATTGTTTTCTGAATCACGGCCACAGTCAGCTCTTTCTTGCCTCAGTGATCAAACAAGCGAAGACTGGAATTCTCCACTGAATAATGACGAATACTATAATATTATTGTTGATAAGATCAGCAACGATAAGCCTACTCACGTCAGATTAGCTGCCTAtgaagttttattaaaaaatgatctGTCAAATGTAAATAACAATCCAGTGTGGGATTCACTTAAAAAGGCACTGTTAGACAGTCTCGTAGATGAAAATAGACCGATTTTCGAAGCCAGTTTACAAGTCCATGCAAAATTACTGACGTGTTTACAATCGCACGATGTGTATATCAATTTACTGAACGCCTTTACTGCTCAATACGATTCCCAGAAAACATTCGAAATATTACCTACTCTAGTTATTGGAATTAATTTTAAGTTCTTCCTACACGAAAGAGTATTTCGTATTACACACTTGATACTCCAGTACCACGAAGAAAGACTAAAATGTGTGAGAAATCCTGATAAATCGACAGAGGAGCTAATAGAACAATTTATGACGTTCCTTAGCACACATGATTTTGGCAATGTAGTGCAATCTAAGACATTAAACATATTGAATATTATTTCTATATTGGACCCATGTGCTAATTGGAGTAAAAAGTGGATTGTCAGTCTTGCTACTAGAAAATTGTTTCTAATGGCATTAGGCAAATCACCAAGTATCATGCAAAATATAATGGGTCATGTGGCGAAGGGATTGGAAGATCCTCCTCATTTTGTATCAATTTCGATTTGTGATGAACCAATGGAAGTAATCATTAATGGAAATACAATAGAAACAGTAACTTATCTACATTGCCTGTGCTTTGTATCGCAGCTTTGTGCTTACGAGGGAGGCAGAAAACTTTTACAGGAAATTATTTTCGAGCCGCCATTCCAAACTACCGACTTTCTAACTGCTTCTCTGAAAGCTCTAAATAAACTGTCTGTTGATACATTAAACGGTGTGTACGATGTCTCTTGTTACGCTTTACAAATTATTCTAGACGAGCCAACAATATTGTACATTCACGAGTTTTACCATCTTGCGCTATGTCATTTGCCTTCCTTATCcgaaaacaatataaaaatatggccGCACACATTAAACATTATCTTACACATGCTGGATACAACAGATGGTTCATTATTTCTTATCTCTGAATGCAAAGAACACACtgtcaattttgaaaataatgtttcgAAGTGTCCTGCTATGTATATTACAATAATAGCATCGAACATGTTGAAACAACCTTTTTctataatgaataatgaatatcTTCTCAAGTTATTTAAAGTACTAGAAAAGTTATTTGATGTATTCGATGCGTATGAAattgtacaatataaaataGAAAAGGAGTTTTATCCTGCTGTATCACATTTTTACAATAAGCTGGATACATCCTAtttcgaaaatgaaaataaagttCAACAGATAAATAG CGCTATTATATCGTTATTACTGAAAATGGTATCTATACCATTGGGATTGAAAGCACTTATTCAAGAATCGTCAGTGTTTCATGAACTAATCGCAGGATGTATAGCACCCTTAAGAATGTCATGGACATCAATGGAAGTGGTTAATTTTGTGACGCTCGCTGCATTTTTCCATTTGGGATATAACACACTTGCAAATCTTGCACCTCATATTTTGTCAACTTTGCTTTCAGAAACTTGTAAAATATTGGAAGACATACATTGTTTCGATGATCCATGGGATCACGAAAGTGTCCACACCTTTTTACACATACTCGCTTTCTTCTCTCTCAATTTCAAAT GTTTTTCAGCCTTTATGACCAATGTCAAAGATCTGCGCAGCAATGAAGAACAGAATTATCCACTTAACTTgtttgaactttttaaaaatgcgATAAATCCGAATTCCAATTATCATTATCTAGGGCTGTTATCATTGTTGACTGTAATTTGGAATCTAAATATTCATGTTTATTTAATAGAGCTACTAAACTTTCAG aatattttattaGAACTTCAAAACTCGAATTCAGAAGAACTTGAAAATAAGGATACGGTAGCAGAAATTATTGATGAATATACTTTAATACGACACAAAATTATATCCAAAGCAAACTTTATTAAACTTCAAGATGAGGAAGAACAAAGCAAATTGGAGGAATATGATGTGTCGATATTACCAACTGCAAAAGTGGTTGTAGAAGCCAGTTCCTCAGAATATGACGACGGCACAGAATTAGATTGTTTACTTAAAGAAAACACACGTGGATTGTTAGACAGCGATTGGATTGAAGAAGCTAGAGATGCCTATAAAGCATCATCGGACTCGATAAAG AGTACTACATTAATACAATTATTAGATCAGATGCACAAAGCAATTCCTACCGCAGAATGGATGGAAAATTTCCAATGGCAAGAAAATGATTCGGCGAACACTGATTTTTGGTTTGCAGAGGAGATACATGGAATCAACTTAGCTTTATATTATGCAGAacaaaacaatattttaaaaaataccgttgaaatgaagaagaaattgcaagaatttattagcgaatgttatgcatttatacAATACGAAAAACCAAAGAAATTTGATGGATTCGATTGGTTTTTAGCAACAGTATTTATTATGTGCGAAGGTGATGTAGAGAA ATGTAAAGTATTTGTCACGCAATTAATGAAATTTCCGGTAATTGTATTTTTGTGGCCAAATTTGGGGAAAGTCGTAGATAAAAATACTCAGGAAGAATGTACCACTCAATTCATGTTTATGCAGCTTTTGGAATCTATCGTTAGTAGTGAGCTTCCACACATCAAATTTGCACTTAAG AGTACCTCCGGTATTAGTTGGTCTTTGATGTGCAACTTAATGATTTCCCAGTGTTTTTGGGGTATATTACCCTGGACTCAAATTCTACATTTCTTTACTATTTGTATATTGCATTCACCcgattatataatatattattgtgTGTCGCTCCTACATTATTCCCAAAATATAATAATGGAACACATGACAAGTGGGAAAATGTGGCCTGAACACATG ACTTTAGACGATTATCAATCTCATAATTACATCAGATTTATGGATACTTTAGATAAAAGATATGGAAACAAAATTTTACCGAAACTATCAGTTAAAACTTTAATTCATTAG
- the LOC143360765 gene encoding TBC domain-containing protein kinase-like protein, with protein MCPALLENEERCFGGMTFFAQSHPIEVCGSNGLPLTPNSITIYGKSQFLKTIHHPNLSTYLDIIRSKHERIVVVTEYNGNPLSCKENLNTDDIMKIAFQCLLGLQHMNTLGLVHRHLSPDNILINKSGYVQLYNYGLYYMTDCGKHVSFPIGYPKYTAPEVFLSSGVSSLKVDSWSLGMIIAELLLKRPIWPGVKLSQCLRKVLSLIHCETSVFERLARENNCHNNYMELPDKVKEFIDSCLQIHPSKRKIPEELLELPIFEEFLINNEKETQENLYKNVIVRKMDELYYLWQLAGGDITLELKKQGLIRSRPPILSIPNLVILLGQMFGHKDTASLLDMRVIKVSLDTLRQRLSHIPYIANYPWLTNEMRVQSQEDLTDAASQLPLIIRERDTEYQFYRIILYNRLLQVYPITREAIIEEAHKDIPPPVRGAVWAALLGITGDIQKRYDMIDKETPTHTDRQIEVDIPRCHQYSELLSSGAGHERLQRLLKAWVRNNPHYVYWQGLDSLTAPFLYLNFNNEARAFECLSAFIPKYLHKFFLKDNSAIIQEYLGKFSQIIAFHDPQLANHLRSINFVPELFAIPWFLTMFSHVFPLHKILHLWDKLLLGDSSFPLLVGLAILKQLRDSLLTSGFNECILLFSDLPEIDIELCVKDSMTMYQSTPASITYRKHQFNQPKDVHWSEPEPGTERMPRICVDDLLNLLDNNPERLIIVDIRNNIQFERDAVAGSINIPFTSVQLSQTQIETLGPQAKPIAENKNSIVVIIGPLDQNNALFADFLVKCGVMGVCSLQGGIDALRSKSPNIIVGAR; from the exons ATGTGTCCGGCACTGTTAGAAAATGAGGAACGCTGTTTCGGTGGAATGACATTTTTCGCACAGAGTCATCCAATTGAAGTATGCGGTAGCAATGGTTTACCTCTCACACCAAATTCGATAACTATATATGGAAAATCTCAGTTTTTGAAAACTATTCATCATCCAAATTTATCAACTTATCTTGACATAATAAGAAGTAAACAtg aaaGGATAGTTGTAGTGACAGAATACAATGGGAATCCACTAAGCTGTAAggaaaatttaaatacagatgATATTATGAAAATAGCGTTTCAATGCTTATTGGGCTTGCAACATATGAATACATTAGGTTTAGTGCATAGACATTTAAGTCCCGATAATATACTTATTAATAAAAGTGGATATGTACAGTTGTATAATTATGGTTTATATTATATGACAGATTGTGGAAAACATGTTTCTTTTCCTATAGG TTATCCAAAGTATACAGCGCCTGAAGTATTTTTGAGTTCTGGCGTTAGTAGTTTGAAAGTGGATTCTTGGTCTTTGGGTATGATTATTGCAGAATTATTATTAAAGAGACCAATATGGCCAGGTGTGAAATTATCTCAATGTTTGAGAAAAGTTCTTAGTTTAATACACTGCGAAACTTCTGTATTTGAACGTCTGGCAAGAGAAAATAATTGCCACAACAATTATATG GAGTTACCAGACAAAGTGAAGGAGTTTATAGATTCTTGTCTCCAAATCCATCCCTCGAAACGTAAAATACCCGAGGAATTGTTAGAACTGCcaatatttgaagaatttttaataaacaatgAAAAAGAGACACAAGAAAATCTTTACAAGAATGTTATTGTTCGAAAAATGGATGAATTGTATTATTTATGGCAATTGGCGGGCGGCGACATTACACTAGAACTCAAAAAGCAAGGACTTATCAGATCAAGACCACCTATTTTATCTATTCCAAA ttTAGTTATACTTTTGGGTCAAATGTTTGGACACAAAGACACTGCTAGCTTACTTGATATGCGTGTGATCAAAGTTTCTCTCGATACACTCAGACAACGCTTATCTCATATTCCGTACATAGCAAATTATCCATGGTTAACAAATGA AATGCGTGTTCAGTCTCAAGAAGATTTAACAGATGCTGCCTCTCAATTACCTTTAATTATAAGAGAAAGAGATACTGAATATCAATTCTATAGAATTATTTTGTACAACAGACTGCTTCAG GTTTATCCAATTACTAGAGAAGCAATTATAGAGGAAGCACATAAAGACATACCACCGCCTGTTCGGGGAGCTGTTTGGGCAGCATTGCTTGGTATCACTGGTGATATTCAGAAGCGTTACGATATGATTGATAAAGAAACGCCCACCCATACAGATAGACAG ATAGAAGTAGACATACCAAGATGTCATCAATACAGTGAATTGCTATCATCTGGTGCTGGTCACGAGAGATTGCAAAGACTATTAAAAGCATGGGTACGAAACAATCCCCATTATGTTTATTGGCAGGGATTAGACTCTTTAACAGCTCCATTTCTCTACCTTAATTTTAACAATGAAG CTAGAGCATTTGAATGTCTATCTGCATTCATACCGAAATATCTTCATAAATTCTTTTTGAAAGATAATTCTGCTATCATACAAGAATACTTGGGAAAATTTTCGCAAATCATAGCTTTCCACGACCCTCAATTGGCTAATCACCTCAGATCGATTAACTTTGTACCAGAACTGTTTGCTATACCGTGGTTTCTAACAATGTTTTCGC atGTATTTCCACTTCACAAAATACTACATTTGTGGGACAAACTGTTGTTAGGGGATTCTTCGTTCCCGCTTCTAGTCGGTCTGGCAATATTGAAACAGTTACGCGACTCCCTTTTAACTTCTGGCTTTAATGAAtgtattcttttattttctgaTCTTCCTGAAATAGATATAGAATTATGCGTTAAAGATTCTATGACAATGTATCAAAGCACGCCAGCTAGCATCACTTACAGAAAACATCAGTTTAATCAACCCAAG GATGTGCATTGGTCAGAGCCTGAGCCAGGCACTGAAAGAATGCCAAGAATTTGTGTTGATGACTTGTTAAATTTGTTGGACAATAATCCTGAAAGGTTAATAATTGTTGATATACGCAATAATATACA ATTCGAACGAGACGCCGTGGCAGGAAGTATTAACATTCCATTTACAAGCGTACAACTCTCTCAAACTCAGATTGAGACTTTGGGACCACAAGCTAAACCAATCGCAGAAAATAAGAACAGTATCGTTGTAATTATTGGACCCCTTGATCAAAATAATGCTTTG TTCGCAGATTTTCTTGTAAAGTGTGGAGTTATGGGGGTCTGTTCGTTGCAAGGGGGAATTGATGCCTTGCGTTCGAAGTCTCCAAACATTATAGTAGGTGCGCGTTAA
- the LOC143360985 gene encoding tyrosine-protein kinase CSK isoform X1, which produces MPTYHNAGGGYPNVSAPARQAKLDGNQNHHTIPSNVTSHPLLQNNSTTTPQQHNVPSNLSASNIPSHPPVSPTMTTHSNVTAPNLISHMNTGSPPVILTTNTTNPSNPAVLAVNPRHEVKLNAMPWFHGKISRETAERLLRPREDGLFLVRESTNFPGDYTLCVCYQGRVQHYRVKYKNNQLTIDDEEFFENLALLVEHYEQDADGLCTQLTKSLPKQGKQDFCVDPKAFMEAGWVIQTHELELRECIGKGEFGDVLLGVYRGERVAVKMLKDNSEAAQRFLAEASLMTSLIHDNLVKLLGLVFNNQHMYLVTEYMSKGSLVDYLRSRGRLHVSKKDQINFAYDTCAGMAYLESRHVVHRDLAARNVLVAEDNSAKVSDFGLARDENFSLEGGKLPIKWTAPEALKQNKFSNKSDMWSFGILLWEIYSFGRVPYPRIPLADVVKCVEKGYKMEQPDGCPHEVYDIMRQAWDLQPEKRPTFYDIKIVLGQLKAEYTKGVN; this is translated from the exons ATGCCAACGTACCACAATGCGGGTGGCGGATACCCGAATGTGTCAGCGCCAGCGCGGCAAGCGAAGCTCGACGGCAACCAGAATCATCATACGATCCCCTCAAACGTAACGTCCCATCCCCTACTACAGAACAACAGCACAACAACACCGCAACAACACAACGTTCCTTCCAACTTGTCTGCAAGCAACATTCCGTCCCATCCACCAGTATCACCGACAATGACTACGCATTCGAACGTCACCGCTCCAAATCTAATCAGTCACATGAACACTGGATCGCCGCCGGTGATCCTCACCACGAACACCACAAATCCTAGCAATCCCGCCGTGTTAGCGGTCAATCCGAGGCACGAGGTCAAACTGAACGCTATGCC ATGGTTTCACGGGAAGATATCGCGGGAAACCGCGGAGAGATTGCTGCGGCCGAGGGAGGACGGGCTGTTCCTGGTCCGGGAGTCTACAAACTTCCCGGGGGACTATACGCTGTGCGTGTGCTACCAGGGCCGGGTGCAGCACTACCGTGTGAAATACAAGAACAATCAGCTGACGATCGACGACGAGGAGTTCTTCGAGAACCTGGCGTTGCTGGTGGAGCACTACGAGCAGGACGCGGACGGTTTGTGCACGCAGCTGACCAAGTCGTTGCCGAAGCAGGGCAAGCAGGACTTCTGCGTGGACCCTAAAGCGTTCATGGAGGCTGGATGGGTGATCCAGACCCACGAGCTCGAACTGAGGGAGTGCATCGGCAAGGGCGAGTTCGGGGACGTGTTGCTGGGTGTCTACCGAGGGGAGAGGGTCGCCGTCAAGATGCTGAAGGACAACAGCGAGGCGGCGCAGAGGTTTCTAGCTGAAGCGAGCTTGATGACCTCGCTGATCCACGACAACCTGGTCAAGCTGCTCGGCCTCGTCTTCAACAATCAACACATGTACCTGGTTACGGAGTATATGAGCAAAGGATCCCTGGTGGATTACCTGAGATCACGGGGTAGATTGCATGTTTCCAAAAAGGATCAGATCAACTTCGCCTA CGACACGTGCGCTGGCATGGCGTATTTAGAGTCGAGACACGTAGTGCACAGAGATCTGGCCGCGAGAAACGTTCTTGTCGCGGAGGACAACTCCGCGAAAGTGTCCGACTTCGGGCTTGCACGGGACGAGAACTTTTCCCTAGAGGGCGGCAAGCTGCCCATCAAATGGACTGCACCAGAGGCTTTAAAGCAGAAT AAGTTTTCAAATAAGTCTGATATGTGGAGTTTCGGAATACTCTTGTGGGAGATCTATTCCTTCGGGCGTGTACCATACCCACGAATT CCATTGGCGGACGTTGTAAAATGCGTAGAGAAAGGATACAAAATGGAGCAACCGGACGGTTGTCCGCACGAGGTTTACGACATTATGAGACAA GCATGGGACTTACAGCCTGAAAAGCGACCTACCTTTTACGATATAAAAATAGTGTTGGGTCAACTGAAAGCCGAGTACACCAAAGGTGTGAATTAA
- the LOC143360985 gene encoding tyrosine-protein kinase CSK isoform X2, whose translation MRVADTRMCQRQRGKRSSTATRIIIRSPQTWFHGKISRETAERLLRPREDGLFLVRESTNFPGDYTLCVCYQGRVQHYRVKYKNNQLTIDDEEFFENLALLVEHYEQDADGLCTQLTKSLPKQGKQDFCVDPKAFMEAGWVIQTHELELRECIGKGEFGDVLLGVYRGERVAVKMLKDNSEAAQRFLAEASLMTSLIHDNLVKLLGLVFNNQHMYLVTEYMSKGSLVDYLRSRGRLHVSKKDQINFAYDTCAGMAYLESRHVVHRDLAARNVLVAEDNSAKVSDFGLARDENFSLEGGKLPIKWTAPEALKQNKFSNKSDMWSFGILLWEIYSFGRVPYPRIPLADVVKCVEKGYKMEQPDGCPHEVYDIMRQAWDLQPEKRPTFYDIKIVLGQLKAEYTKGVN comes from the exons ATGCGGGTGGCGGATACCCGAATGTGTCAGCGCCAGCGCGGCAAGCGAAGCTCGACGGCAACCAGAATCATCATACGATCCCCTCAAAC ATGGTTTCACGGGAAGATATCGCGGGAAACCGCGGAGAGATTGCTGCGGCCGAGGGAGGACGGGCTGTTCCTGGTCCGGGAGTCTACAAACTTCCCGGGGGACTATACGCTGTGCGTGTGCTACCAGGGCCGGGTGCAGCACTACCGTGTGAAATACAAGAACAATCAGCTGACGATCGACGACGAGGAGTTCTTCGAGAACCTGGCGTTGCTGGTGGAGCACTACGAGCAGGACGCGGACGGTTTGTGCACGCAGCTGACCAAGTCGTTGCCGAAGCAGGGCAAGCAGGACTTCTGCGTGGACCCTAAAGCGTTCATGGAGGCTGGATGGGTGATCCAGACCCACGAGCTCGAACTGAGGGAGTGCATCGGCAAGGGCGAGTTCGGGGACGTGTTGCTGGGTGTCTACCGAGGGGAGAGGGTCGCCGTCAAGATGCTGAAGGACAACAGCGAGGCGGCGCAGAGGTTTCTAGCTGAAGCGAGCTTGATGACCTCGCTGATCCACGACAACCTGGTCAAGCTGCTCGGCCTCGTCTTCAACAATCAACACATGTACCTGGTTACGGAGTATATGAGCAAAGGATCCCTGGTGGATTACCTGAGATCACGGGGTAGATTGCATGTTTCCAAAAAGGATCAGATCAACTTCGCCTA CGACACGTGCGCTGGCATGGCGTATTTAGAGTCGAGACACGTAGTGCACAGAGATCTGGCCGCGAGAAACGTTCTTGTCGCGGAGGACAACTCCGCGAAAGTGTCCGACTTCGGGCTTGCACGGGACGAGAACTTTTCCCTAGAGGGCGGCAAGCTGCCCATCAAATGGACTGCACCAGAGGCTTTAAAGCAGAAT AAGTTTTCAAATAAGTCTGATATGTGGAGTTTCGGAATACTCTTGTGGGAGATCTATTCCTTCGGGCGTGTACCATACCCACGAATT CCATTGGCGGACGTTGTAAAATGCGTAGAGAAAGGATACAAAATGGAGCAACCGGACGGTTGTCCGCACGAGGTTTACGACATTATGAGACAA GCATGGGACTTACAGCCTGAAAAGCGACCTACCTTTTACGATATAAAAATAGTGTTGGGTCAACTGAAAGCCGAGTACACCAAAGGTGTGAATTAA